The Lycium barbarum isolate Lr01 chromosome 11, ASM1917538v2, whole genome shotgun sequence genome contains the following window.
AAGGCAGAGCTAAAACCAGGAACACTTGAATGGTATTCATTGAGAGATGAAGTTTTCAAAGGCTTGCAAGAATTTGGCTGTTTTGAGGTTTTGTTTGATAAGGTTCAACCAAAAGTCTTACATGAAGAGATGAAAGAGATTTTCAACTTACCATTAGAATTAAAAATGAGTAGATCTTCTACCATGTTTGGTTACCTTGGCCAAAATCCAGCATTACCTCTCTATGAGAGATTGACAATTCAGGATGTTCTTTCTCCTGGAGTTGCTGAAACATTTGCTAATCTTTTCTGGCCAAATGGGAAACCTACATTTTGGTATGTTAAGTTGATACCATATTCTTTAAATTCTTTTTTAATTCTTAATGTTAGGATACCGACTCTGTTTGATCGTGTTTCTTTTACAATGAGGGGAAATTTGACATTTCAAAAGTTAAAATTTAGGAAATTATGGGACTTAAAATATGATTTCTAATCAACTGGTAAATTCGATAgtataatttttttgaaattaagCTTAAAACTATATTTATTTATCTTGTTTTTTGAAGTTAAGTTTACCAACTATATTTCTTGTTTTTTGAAGTTAAGTTTACCAACTATATTGATTTATCCCTACACTCAACCTTTATGTTTCTCAACCCAAGCCTTGTTAAAAAGTAGGTATTTCAGTTGTGTCTCATGTAACTTACTTTTTTTATAATATTTTGTCGAATTCACTGCGTTATGGTACATTCCTTCTCAAAGCAATTATCAATGTTAGAAAAGACAATAAGAAGAATGGTTATGGAGAGTTTGGGGTTGGAGAAGTCCATTGAGGAGCAGAATGAATCATCAAATTATGTACTCATTATCAACAAGTATAGAAAACCTACAAGGGATGAGAGTGGAATTGGATTAGCTCCACACAAAGATAAAAACATTCTAACTATTGTATTCCAGATTCAAGTAAATGGATTGCACATGCAGAGGAAGAATGGGCAGTGGGTTGATGTTGAGTTCTCACCTAATTCTTTTCTAGTCCTTATTGGAGATGTTTTTGAGGTACATGCTTCATATTCTTTTTTGGACTTTAGTTACATTTTGTTACATTTATCTTGCAATATTAGGTACATGTGGTTATATTCTGTGCTCTCTAAAATATTTTCTATGGACCTCCTTGGGAAATATCTTTAAATGAGTAAGTGAAATAAGAAAAGAGGGCTAACCTGTTGGGAATGAAATTttacttcaaaatattttcaatttgGGACTTTACTAGCATTTTATCCTTAGTTTGGGGAAGTAAAGATCTTAATATGTTTATGTTTGTTCTTTATTTGTTCTTTATCTCTTAAGTACTAACTAATTAAATGATACATAATTCAAAGTCAAGGAACTACATTCATCATAAAAAAGAAGTTATTCAAGGAATTGTATGATACTTTTACTTTAAGAAGACTGCATTGCTCAAATCGTATTTCTATTAGACGAGTTTAAGTTTTTGTGTGTCTGTTATGATGTAAAAAACATTTTATAAGGTCACTTAAAAGATAATTACAGATAATTCTAGCATTACAATCGGTAAACTAAAGTAAATTATAAATAACCTATTATAACAAGTTCTATTACATTAATGGTGCAAAATATTCATTACAATGTCAttgtgtatataacttaaatccttaTTAAATACATACAATACCTAAGAATGCTAAATATCTTATCATCAGATATTATCGAAATAGGAGTTACCTtcgtaattattattttttggcaATATTCAAATATTTATGGGCAACTAATCAGCATACTTTTACTAGCATTTCGAAATATTCTTGCAGGCATGGACTAATGGTTGATTGCATGCTCCTATTCATAGAGTATTGATGTCTGGGAAGGATCAAGAAAGGTTCTCTATAGGACTTTTTACATTTCCCAAAGAAGGCTATCTTGTGAAGCCCCCAGAAGAGCTTGTAGATGAAGAGCACCCTTTGGTTTACAAGCCATTTGATGGTATTAAATATGTTCAATTCTTTAAATCAGAGGCTGGACAAAAAGCAGGCCATGGTAGTCTCAAGGCTTATTGTGGTGTTTGATGGATGGGGTGATATTACAAAAATGGACTCAACTTATTTCATCccgattaggggccgtgacgagtacccgatacttgtaccgagcaccccttatctatcattttgcctttacctcttagcaagccgtatgaacagtgccatatattttttttgaacattaacattagcagcgtcattatgaacataaactagtaaacttcgttatcactttatacaacaacattaaaatgccTACACatcatatatctaactgtacttgactgactgggcatatctgtctacgagcctctagacatagtacacttatacatagaaatggccgagtactgccgtgcccgaatatacatacacaaaatagtaccgcggaagtgaggctccggaacaactggagcgctgtcaagggcggctggtagagcttctaaggatcaaatccacctgtctgctgacctgcgcggcatgaaacgcagcgtccacaagaagggacgtcagtacgaatagtgtaccgagtatgtaaggcatggaagataatacaagcagtaacatagagtatgattaataatatcatggagtcataggacatataatgagacaagaaagtaacctgtacataggaggcccctttttgggcggctatcatgcatggttTGTCTTTTCCTTAAAAACAAAACGATTCTcttccatgaacgtagaaaatagaacttatattatgtcgtatcttaccGTATCATTTTCTATCGTGCCCTACCATATCTTATGGTGGTATATTAGGTCGTGTCCTATCATGTCTTATTATAGCGTATTGTATCATGCAATATCATATCTTATTACAGCATgtcgtatcgtgttatatcatgtccatgtcatagcatagcgtgtcatagtgtatcacgtcatagcatagattgtcgtatcatagcatagcttatcatatcatagcatagcttgtcatatcatagcatagcttgtcatatcatagcatggcttgtcatatcatagcatatcatgtcatagcatagcttgccatagcatatcttatcatagcatagcgtatcatagcgtatcatatcgtagcatagcatgtcatagcatatcgtatcatagcatgtctggtcatgacatggtaggtcatatcatagcaccgagcaatgtcggctcacccacatagcgccgatatacaccggctcacccatatatcccgcgtccgggatgataagccagttgatcaggtggcaatgaaacatgtttcccttcccattcccccatatatcccttccccccatcccagggtcatatacatatcttatatacatatacatgtcgttatattcatatacatagcttgtatacatatacatgttttatatacatattcatatcttatatacatatacctgttttatatacatattcatataagcatgcaagggagcccaaagaaaaatcatgtagccatcggagtgacgtaaggtcagtgacctccgattacactatggaatactcgtgatcgcttcgtctcaccttgaagggacgagtattttaaggtgagactatcaacggagaataatattaaagtaaacgtagaatgaaatcgggggcatcatagatgtcagttcataggctttgaaacccttagaaaataatgtcatagctaaggaatataaataagattcaaaaattagtttatcactttcatattcacatagaatacttagcttaggaatcttagtcatagaatcgttccggtagtacttatcataggcatatcccctcgtctagcatcattgttatcattatcatcatggaagtctcctcgttagagttgttatagtacttatcatttggtaacgaaatcgggatcaaaggattcccttggattcaacttctagtaagtccgacaagactataaggaaaatttgagagtaacgggcccacctcgggccggatgaggtagcgtatactatttacataagttacatgtcatggcgttacttgtaagggtattaaggtaatcgggtcccatttatacaaattctaggggtttaggaggtcctttcaacatttgcacactttctagttcaattctactgaaggaaaaagaggaaactttaggtgcggattccgggggatagggttgcccccgaggctcgtacccaacttattacagctaagacatgtcatagaaggaagggtgaagccttacatacctctttccgcttcttttgctattccgaattcaagctgcaaatccgccaaaatctgcgatttggtcacatttacccaaactttcattagggtacttagagttagaatcttaaggaaacacttggctaccgaaatttcggcagcatttcctctgtaaatacaccatcctcaacatttacctagcaagttttcaatcaacaacaacccgggaattcaaacccggccaaactattaacataactcaaccacactaacaatttccatattcaatccaagatacattataacaacttaatcaatttactacttctttcaaaaccttccaattccaatgaaaacaataacaaccttataatatatattccaacaacacgatactaatatcattatcttccatacatgtaagaacataatattcaatttacataatcttccaagacaagcctccaactactaatacttcactaagctcattaggcttttgcttgcaatataaaatccacaacacaacacccaacatactaaataaaacttgctc
Protein-coding sequences here:
- the LOC132619543 gene encoding probable 2-oxoglutarate-dependent dioxygenase AOP1.2, which encodes MGDSFKLPTLDFCKAELKPGTLEWYSLRDEVFKGLQEFGCFEVLFDKVQPKVLHEEMKEIFNLPLELKMSRSSTMFGYLGQNPALPLYERLTIQDVLSPGVAETFANLFWPNGKPTFWIPTLFDRVSFTMRGNLTFQKLKFRKLWDLKYDF
- the LOC132619544 gene encoding probable 2-oxoglutarate-dependent dioxygenase AOP1 — protein: MVMESLGLEKSIEEQNESSNYVLIINKYRKPTRDESGIGLAPHKDKNILTIVFQIQVNGLHMQRKNGQWVDVEFSPNSFLVLIGDVFEDQERFSIGLFTFPKEGYLVKPPEELVDEEHPLVYKPFDGIKYVQFFKSEAGQKAGHGSLKAYCGV